A segment of the Octopus sinensis unplaced genomic scaffold, ASM634580v1 Contig02842, whole genome shotgun sequence genome:
TCGAGGGGTACCATATCGACGGGGTTATCTTCTCCATGGCCCTCCTGGTTGTGGGAAGACGAGTTTTATATTTGCTCTTGCAGGTTTCTTAGTCCATCACAAGTTCAGGCCATTTGGGGTACAATTTGTGTCTTCTTAGTGCCTCGTCTGGACTTGTCTCCGACGACCGACTTGTCCATTTGCTGTCATCTGCCCCTCTCTGTAGTATTATTCTAATCGAAGACATCGACTCTGTTTTCTgtattgtttattttctattccgTAGCTGGAAACTCTCCTTCTTTGACCTTCAGTGGTCTCCTTAATGCTATCGACGGTGTCCTGTCCTCAGAGGGACGTATAATATTCATGACTACTAACCATATTGACCGGTATCTCTTTTCTATATCACAGACTCGATCCTGCACTACTTCGTCCTGGAAGAGTTGATGTGACGGTCGAATTTGGCTACTGCGATAAAGATCagattatttctcttttttctcgtTTTTATCCTCATTCCTCGACAACTGACTCCGCATGCTTTGCTGATCGACTGTTGGAAGTGCATCCGAATGTGTCTCCAGCATATGTCCAAGGTATCTTTCTCCGCTGCAAAGACGACTATCGGAATGCTATTAATTCTATCaattaattgcttttattttaacAAATCGCATTGACTGCCTTTCGGTTTAACTAACGATTGAATTCTGGATAATTTGTGCGtcactttttgtgttttttacttttcttctcgTCTGAATGGTCTCTTACTGTTTTGTAATTTATTCCTGACATGTTTTTATTCTGCATTTGTacacaattaaaaatatagatttcattttttatcaatataatacGATTTCATGTTTCAGCAGATCAAAAGTTTgtttcaaaaaaattaaattgaccGTCTGATTTTGACCAACAATTTAAGGGAACTAACGTGTATTTTTTTGATGTGAATTACGATTCTATTTTAATTTCAAGCTCaatattatgtttgtatttaaaataagCAGTGGAGTCTTGCTTTATTTATAATCTCATCAGTCgtcgataaataaacataaatatccaGAACTTCCTTCAGCGCTTGTTTAAATGTGACTATGTTGTCTGCAGAGTGAATAATCCAGCCGAAAATCGACGACTCGGCAAGATTCCCACAATATTTATGACAACCaaaataatactttttaatattaatttaattatattattacaatGGAACATGCTGAGGTGATCTTTATTGATGAAGTCGAAAAATACCAATCATCGGGGATTAAACACGTCCGACTAACTGGAAGGTATATTTAATCATTTTCAATACAAGGTTACTATCCCGAGACAATATCGAACATTGGTGTATTCTGGCCGATGTCACTGGTGCTCACTCAATCCGCGTGTCGACACAACTGGTCGAGCCCTACGATGTAGATTAGCAAGTATTTAATGTAGGGTACCGTTGGGGGTTGTCTCCAATTTATTGGGGATCTTGTCTGTGATGGCCACGATATTCATTTTGTGGCTTCCATATGGTGCAGAGTTAGCATCCTCGATTTAATATCATACCAATCCGCTGTTAAACAAAGACGCACTTTTCTCTCAtgaattttctatatattttatagttattgTACTTGGTCTGACACTTTCTCTAATAAATAAGCACTGAGATCGGGATCGTCCAAAAGTAGTTAAAACATTAAGAATCCCTCCTCCGGAAGTTGGACAGAGGTCCTTTTTATGAACAGACGGATGCCTTCCGATATAtgaggtttatatttttataaaaatgtcaacTTTTATGCTTTTTCCGCAGTTTCAAGAATGATGGTTAGCATTCCTGAAACACTTTTCGTTAATTTTTCTTGTCGGTTGTCAGTAACTTGCTtatatgagatttaaaaaaaacaatcttcCTATTCTCTCAGCTGAATGGACTTTTAACTAAGAATAAGTAAAGTcactaaatttaataatttttacttaaACGATGATTTGTTGACAATCTTGATAACATAATAAATATTGCTACCTGGATAAATCATCGTCATGGATACCCTATTTGGACACAATGAAGATGAATATTCTAATAAAATCtcagaatatttaaaaatttgtcaACTGCATAAAACTGTGCGATCTTTAAAGGATACGAGTATTTCACACACAACAAGTTCCAGTGAACTGCACACGATTGTTATCCAAGCACTTCAAATTATAcacgttttatttatatttgaattgttCAAGAACAAAGCTCTTAAATTTTATAGCGTCAACGTCTCTCTCTTCAACACTACTTTTGGCACTTTCATTGGAAAGACGTGGAAGGGTCCCAGAATACAAGCAGGTCTTGGGAATTACATTGACTATAATCAAGTCACTAATCTGTTTATAGTTGTAGGAAGTGATGATCAGACAAGAATATAAGAATTTGTCTTTGAAATTTGTTTTCGAAATTGTTGGCTACGAACAAAACGACGAGCAAGCACGGTCGGTCGGTTGGTTCATGGCCTCTCTTGAGGAATTGATTTCCGGGGAAactaaaaagtaaattttatttgttttaccaaGAATTTCCATTTATCGTGGATCGCCTCGTTGCTTAAGTCTTTTGTTAGCGACAACTAGTAACTTATTCTCTTATTTTAAACCAAGATTTCATGGAGCATCTTAATTCGGCGAAAATTGGCATATTTGCAGTTTGTGGCGGATATACAACTACAATTCCCTCTCACCTCGAAATGCAAATTCCAGTTGACATTCCTATTGGACAGAACGAACATATTCCtggaataaaaaagcaaaaaagtcgagatatattaagaaaatatgtaGAGATGCTGACTCAAACTCACAAACCTCAAAAACTGAGACTGTCGCAAATCACAATAAATATTGGAGACTCAAATTTTGAGCAGAGTTTGTGCAGTGTTATCCGAGAAGAGTTCGAGTCTAGTTCCAGCCACGTGCAAGTTAGCATTGAAGATCGgaatttatatgtttatgctgATTAAAATACTTGTAGTTGGAAGTGTTCAATTCCTGGCGTTTTATCGACAAAGCTAAACGTCTGCATCTTCAGACGACGAATGAGGCTCTTCAAAACTTGATTGAAAAACGTAGACAATCCAAAACTATCACAAATAAgtaattttagtttttaatttacaGCTTTTTTGAGACTAAAGAACTAATGTTGGTTACCGACGGCGATgtgaattttgataatttttttacggaaaaaaATGTTGTGATTGCATTTCAGTTGGAATATCAAATCAAAATTTCCGAAATTTCAAATCACGGCCAAGttctattttaataattttttgaagttgtttaacaaagaaaaaaatttttacaaatcGGTGATAACTGGGTGGAGTATTTGGAATCCAGTACTTTCTAATCAGATTCCAAGTTGCCCTATATTCACACGTATTTATAAATTGTGAATCTTTTTAGGCTGTTGCGGAGTCCCAATCTCGTCTTTGGTTCTAAGTAAGGAAATTTCCAGTAAAAAgggaattttggggaaaattggCTTTAACTATGAATTTGGCGAACGGAGCTTTAATACCCCTCCAGTAAAACAGATTTCCTCTCACTCAAAGAATGTAGTCTTGGTAAGTCTAACAGTCAGACAATGTATTTAGGCACGTcaagaaagaatagaaaatgaCGTCGACTTGACTGAAATTCCTATCAAATTGGACAAATTCGACAAACTGACGTTGAGTTCGTCCCAATTGTTTAATTTCAATGATCATTTTAGTGAGAAATTTGACAGCCCTTCTCGGAACGAATTGAGTTTtctttattctgttggtttcacTGAAATCACGGACAGAGAAGGGAATACACCACATTCCGTCACACTCCAAAAAGCGATGGATTTGGACCAGGACCTCGAAATGAGTGACATTCTTGCTCGAAATGTCCTGACCCTCAGATTTATGGgtttttctgtgtatgttttCTGATATTTTCAATTTGAGTAGTAACCCGAGTAAAAGTGACAATTTCTCGACGATTTCTGCTCTTTCGtctgttttctttacttttcagtTTTTCAACTTTGATTCGGTGACTACTGACAGGCAATTACTTTTCTCACGTTTAGAGTTGTGGTCGATTCATCAAGTAAACAGCCAATTTCGCTGATTAAACAAGAAAATTGTACTATTCCGGGATACCAGGTGATCTTCTCATACTCACAGTCAGGTCCGGCTTTGTGACGTCACTTTTCCTAACCAAACTAAAGACAAGTTGAACTTTATAAAATATCTTGCCAATTGTTCCCTACATATTGACGTGTGGGATGCACGTTCCCTCATTCGTGTGGGATTCTGTCGGCTTCCtctttatgtttgtgtctctatTTGATCAATGTTTTAGGTTTTTCTCCGCCAAACAAGAGAAGCAGTCGAATGTTCCTGTCAATTGGACGTGATTGACGACCAGGATTTATCGGGGACTGCTTCACTGTGTCTTGACAGTGTCATTGGTAAAATCTTCATTCAAAGCGTCAATATTGGATATCCACTGACGGTGGATAAACTCATTCCGAGTAATGTAGCATCAAACATTATAGACCGTGAAACAAACGCGATGGATAAAACACTCAGACTTGGTggaaatataagtataatatCGAGTGAGTAAATTATAACAGGAACTCCCAATGGATGTTTCCTTTCAATTCCACTGGCATGTCATAGTCGGGTTTTTGACGAGTCGAGTTTTAATTCAAACCCTGAGTTGAACTTGGACATGGATCCGATCAAAAAACGGAAATTGGGGAGAATGCACAACTCGCGaatgatggaaactgaagaactTGATTTTAGTGTAGAAACATTTGATCTTGCATTTTTAGAGACTGGGGACTTGCTTTTTCAACAAACAACGGGATTTGAGAACCGTACAATCTTTCAGGACCTGCAACAAGTTTCAACAGATTCAGAATGCGTTAGAAGCCAACATTTCCCAGTCAAAAAAAATTACCGCAACAATTGGGGAAGCTGAGTTTTTTGAAATAAAAGTACGAAATCCTTTAACTACCAAACAACTGATTCATGTCGAATTTGAGGATCCCTGCCTCAGGTTATTGTCTCCATAATACAAAAGGGTCCTCACAAACTACGAAGAATGGTGTCACTACAAAGACATTGAGAACCTTGAAACTCCGATAGAGCGCAATTTTTTGAGTTATTCAACAGAAAAACAGTGTCCAGTGCTTTTTCTTTCTCCGGGAGAGACTGTATATGTCCCGTTTGTGTACAGAGCACTTTCCGTGCAAGAAATGAAATGCTCtcctgtttttttgtttattttagttcaAATAGACCTCAAATAAAGAATTgcaaaaaatgacagaaaataaaCTTTCAAATAATCCTGGAAGGGTTAAAAAAGTAGGATGTTTAAGAAGATGATTTCTATCAATTAGATATACTTTGGTTCAAAGGAGAGCACAGTTTTGATTGTAAAACTTACCGTCGAAGTAAAGCAATGCCCCATTTCACATGTGATCAGATTCATGGCATCAGCCAATGAACTGTTTAAGAAAAACATTTCGATTCCACTTGACGAgagtatttaaataaaaaacatttcatagaAACAAAAAATCTTAGAAATCCAGTCGTCAAGTGCTCCACATCTGATTCTGTAAGTGTTGATCTGCAAACAAAAACTTATCCTCAAGAACTGATAATCAAAGTAACTTTCCAATATCAAAAGTGGTAGACAATGGTGGGAGAAGTAGCCACGGTTAAGCATATGATGGTTTTTGTGTACTCCGATCATTTTATGACCTCCCCTCTACTCTCGATCGAcatctatgtacatgcatatcaGAGAATCGACCTCACATGTGTCCTTGGCCAGCTTACGAAAACAAAACAGCTAATAAGGCTTTTTTATTCGTTAAATAATTATTCAGAAACTTCAAAACTGATTGGaatattaaatgttttgtttctcACCAATTTGAGGTGTCGGCTGATAAAATCAGTGACGAATCAACACTCCACACCGGAAGTACTCCAGAAATGATAATTTGTGTCAAACCCACCGTCCTATCTCAGAGAAAATACGTCGTAAACGTTGTGGACGTGACCAACAACCAGCTATTTTATTGTTGGCTATTAAACGCTACTGTGGTTCCCCCACCAGTGTCAAAAGTCAGTGTTGGTTGGTATAAAAGTTAGATGTTTGATGTGTGCCTTGATTCTGGAAATGTTGGCACACACAGTTTCAAACGTGTCAGTTATCGCAACATGTATTCAGTGGAGAAAACATTCAAACTGACCAGCTCGAGACCAGATCTGGTAGAATTAAGACCTCAAGTGATGGTTCTGGAACCATACGGGAGTTTCTATATTGGAATGACGTTTACGGGTGCCTCTGGAATTAAAGGCAAGGCGGATATATACGTCTTTATTAGTGACCCTCAAGGAGCAATAGAAGATTCGTACAAAATTCTTTTAAGAATAGTATAATTGAGAATTTTGCTTataaaaatggaattttttgTTTAGAGCTTATTTTAAATAATCTAGTATAAAATAcataattgaaaaaagaaatggCAAAGTGTTAGTGCCCCTAAGAGTCGATATGCTTTATAAAAGCATCTTCTACTGAAATCTGGATTGGCTCATTTATGGAGAGGGTAACTCACGACTCATCTGAGTATCGGTATCATCAGAACGTTGCCCATAGTTGATTATCCGCCAACAACCATTTTCTTGTTCTgtgaaattaattcaaatgaaacttccagaaatccaaaaaattttattgagaaaaattatttcaaaatcaataaattattctTCCCTGGAGATTTATAAATCAGGCTATTCATGTGAAACACGTTTCAAATCAAAAAAATCAGAATTGACAAAATTATGGAgcattttattcattaaaattcatATTATACGCATagttaatttcaattattttatgaatCTGTAGCACAAATCCATTTTCCAAACAGATaaccaatttgtgtttttggttacTATCGTCCTTTTAATAAAGACTATGAATTATGAATTGAAAATACCGATCAtcaattatcataaattgatTCGCTTTTTATAAGTTTGTATTTTTCGGATTTAGATGTAGTTTTTACGAGTTTTTGGAGTAATACATTTACAAGCTTTTGGTATTCACTGTCATTTTTCACGTAACCTAAGGATTGAGACTATACTGATACAACATCTTTTAGAAGATACCATCTTTTAATTAAAATGATGTAAACcctttttataataaattattttcgttATTAATTGAATGTCAAACTATGTAGGTCCGAAATGTTTAAAATTCTGGCAGCATTTACACAACATATTATCAAaggaataattaattcttttataaaaATCAATTTTTCGAAAGAGCCAAACTAATTGAAATGATGTTAGGAGCCCTGAATGTCGAGTCAATGTGTGTACTGACATACTGACCagtgacacactcacacattacgGAAATGACTTACCCTCTTGTCACCGCCCGGTGAGGCGACACGGGAAACGACGGTCCTCTGTTGTTTCGCCACTCCAATTTAACTAGAATTAGATAATCTCGGAAAACCTTAGATCGGATAAAGTCCTGAATTATTTCTCTCTTGAAAATACAATTAGGAACTTTCCTGGAGTGAATTTAAAAGAATTGGTAGACTTTACGCTCTCGATTATTTTATGAATCTGTAGCACTTATCCATTATATCCGTTCTGTTTTATCAAGTTATAATAAGAAAAGTAGACTTTTTATTACTAATCAAATATTTGGATTGTCTTAAATGAATTTCTATAACTCATAGTGAGGAAATTTTTTTTAGccgaaaaataattaaaataaaaaatcaaaatcaaatggatttttttcaatCTCTACGTTTTCTTTGATCTCTAAGGTTTCTTTTTTATCACGACACTTTTTCCTCAAATCAGAATTAGCTTTCAAATCAAAATTGTTACTTAATGTTTTATTAGGGTCTTTATGTTTAGATTCCGATTCGAGGAATATAAATTTTGGCTCGACGTCATTTTCTTGCTCTTCTTGAATTTCATCGTTCAAATTATCTTTGATTACTTCatctaaaaaaattaatatttgctGTAATTACCATTTTTCTTATTTGTCAGCAATTCTCGAATAACTTGACAAGCCTAAATATTCACattaaacttttaaactttttcttTGCAACTTTCGCATTCTTTGGGAACAAAATAGTGATAAAATAACTCGACAATTTCCAAAATATTTCGATCATTTACGACTTTTTTCAGAACAGACATTAATAGATCAATAAATCCAGCGATCTGAGTTTTATAGAGTTCGGAAAATTCTTTGACATTGTatttaaagaaagagaataattTGCAGCCGTCTGCTTTTTCAATTTCACGGAATGTCAGTTTCCTAactaatatataattacaaactttgcaataaatatattctcactTAAAGACAAGGGTGGAGCATCCCAGAAAAGTTCCTCCATTTCTATCAACATATTAAACATGTATTCCACATCCTTTGATACAAGTctcaaacttttttaaaacattttgatttAACCAGAAATTGTTGTTTTCGTCGGCAAGTTGCCCTAAGCTTATCGAATCTTCATTTTCCGAATCATTTTGAGATTTAGTAAATGGAGACAAGCTTTTTGATTCTTTTATCTTTGAGGATAAAATGTACGCATCGACTTGTGTCGAGAGTGAAAGTATTCGACTGTTtcgatatttacttttatattcttgttgtaaaagtaaattataaatttttgaatttcgacatgttttttttaaagacgACGTTTTTCCTGTGTCATTCATGCTTATATTTTACTGCTCTCCATGGAAACTTAATCTTATTCTAcgaatgtatatttaatttaatttcaagatgtctatatttaattaatacttcatgtaaaaacttattatttgtttcttctaACATTTTTTAGGAACAACACCCTGTAATATCCATTTTGGTTTAatgaagtttatatatttttaatataaatgacCAGAAAACTTGATTAGTGTGATTTTGTAGACATTCTCGCTAACTCATATTGATAAATAGTCATTTTGAGTGGAAAATAAAacctgaaaataatgaattttgtaATTGTGGTcaaaacacaaaatttattttagattgaTAACGcaacaaaatgaatttaaaaatataaaaaactaaCTATTCAGATCATTAGCTTGACGAGAAATAGCGGTGGTGAGTACAGCCGTGTTGTATTGATCGGGTGTGATCTAGTGACTGATCTCTACTAACCCAACCATAATATAATGAACATCTCCAGTAGAACGGGCATAAAAGTCAGCCACCGTCGCAGACTTGCCGCTACACAATAAATCACATCAATAAAAACCGCATCAAAGCACTAAGACCGAAATAAAAAAATTGTCCGACATCAAAACGCATTTCATCATTTCCAATAATAATTTCGACTTTTCCGTGAAGAATAAGAACAAAGCAGTCAATCGGCTGTTTGTTTCTAAACCAAAAATGAGGACATTGATCTCCAGAGGGGTGGGAATATGTACTGACACATTTACGAACGAGTCTCTCCAAAATAGtcattgaaataaatttatcatCAAACGGCTCCAAagctaaaaataaacaggaataGTACATCTGAGAAACAAGAGGACTGCAGTTATGATTTGAGAGGAGACAGACAGTTCGTGGGAATTAAACAAATGATTGAACTCGACGTTTCTCACTCTTTTGACTCGACTGCGGTTGTCGGCTAAAAATTGAGAACAAAATATAACTGATGATGTCGGTCTCGTCTATGATTTCGGCCTGAATGATCTCCTCGACAATATCCTCCAATGTGATAACTCCCACGACATCAGACGAACCATCGCCTCGGAGAACTATAGCCATGTGAGACTTGACTAAGAATGAGAGCAATAACTTACCAGatatgaatattttaagaataacGTCCAGCGGAGTGTCTTCTCGGATGGTTATAAGTTGGTGACGGTAAAAATCACAAACAGTACGGACGGGGAGACAGGCGTCTGGATCGGCTACCATGAGATGTTTCACATTCAGAATGGCGACAATATCATTGACAGATTTCCCGAAAATGGGGATCCGAGTGAATCCCATGGCTGCTATCTTTTGGAGTGTCTCAAAGTCGAGGACCGCATCATATCCAAGCATAAACACATTATCGATGTAAGTCATGACCTCCCCCACCATTTTTTTGCTTATTTGAAGAGCCCCGTTGATTATGTCCATCTCATTATGTCTGTACTCCTCGTCACGTTGTGTTTCAATAGATATAAGAGCCATTAATTGCTCATTGCTGTATCCACGGTCAATGTTTTCTCCAATTAGCTTAGTCAGTACAAATGAAACCGGAAATGACAGTGGAAATGTCATCACCATAAATAATTTGGTCAACCAAATAGTTTTGGCCCCAATCATAAGCCCGTGTCTAGAACAGATTGCCTGAGGAACAATTTCCCCAATGATAACTATAGAGAAAGAGGAGTAGATCCCTGCGAGAAAGCCAGGTCCAACCAATTCAGTCAGGATAATTGTGAGTGAAGTCATCACCAGCACATTTCCAAAGAGAATTGTGCACAAAAGATAGTTTCCATGTTTTCTGACTGGCCGAATTATCCGTGCGTAGGATTTCTCCAATGCCGACCCACATTGTTCAAAAATCTCCAATTCCGTCAATTTGAGAGACATGAGTCCCAAGTTTAATCCACTGAAAAGTGCAGACAGCAACACACAAATTATCACCAAAAGAATGGCAATCCATAAAGGAATTTTGGCATGCGGTTTTTTAATTACGGTTATGGCAGTCCAGTTTCCCTGGTGCTCACATGACTTTTTTGTGCATAAACATGAGAAAAATGTCCCGACATGAGGGAATATCACCATAATGTCAGCATAGTCACCCAATGGGACAAAGGAATTAGGAAATATTAAAGAATTGTTGGTGCAGTTGAAGGACGATTGAGTATAGGCCAGGGAATGAAGGTTGTTGCCAATTGCTCGTAATGTGGAATTAGTCAGACTTACTGCAGTTATTTTGTTAGTCGAAAATGACACAGAATTGTCCACCCCGGGGGAATAGCCTATCAGTTTTGAATGTGCATCAatgaaaaaaagcaataaaatggtTCTCATTGACTATCCTCCTCCGATTAGTAAAAATTTAGAACGGAATAATTAAATTCATTGGCTAAATATCAATCATAGTTTTACGTTTAACAAATCTATTTAAACGCTTATCATATTAcaataatttgattttaaaattaagataaatatattatcggaaaaaatattatatttatttagctaATTCGTATTTAATTAATCTCTAATGATATGAATCACAAGGTTAAGTACATTTTACTTAACTGCAAACTTAATTGgattaagaatttttttataggattaatgtttttttatacattaaagattaaaactttttaaatatatttaagatgtATAAAATGCACTCTGGCTGCTAaagtattttcattaaaagatgACCTAATAAAcaattttgttctatttttgttgaaataataaataaaattggaaAAGATTTTAATATCTTTTGAAAAATTGTGATTGCTATTTTttgcagtaattttattttaattattcaaatttgtaaaaaattatcaaatttatgCAGTGAATAAGTCgttacaaaacattttattttaatgataagttctttgaacacaaaatatttcTCAGAGTCGTAAGCAAGTCCTACCAGTCCGAAGATTATCGGTGCACGTCTTATGCTTCTAGAATACAATCTCTCTTGATAGAATTGAAGTTTTAGCAGTCcgtaaaacaatttaaaaaagcCTTTTTTTAGTTGGTAAGTGCCTAATATCAGACTCCGTAAGAACGACCAGGATCCCGTCACAAAATACCCACCGGAAAAGTCTTCCAGTAAAGGACACAATACACTCTCGAAACTAacagtaaatgtttttaattcaaCTAAAGATAAATTCGATTTCAACTTCCCAAAATTAATTTTCCGTATTATAAGAGAATGAAGAGGAAGATGGGAGTGCATGTGTAAGATATTTACTTTATAATTACTTAAAAGGTTCGCATTCAAAAAGATTATGGGACGAATCTTTCCTTGAGATTAACCAGGTTCGAACAATTATACGGAGATACAGTCACTATTGTTGCAAAGTTATCTAACAAATTTGTCAATGTGGAAAATAGTGATGAATCACTGATGAAAGTACATGCCAAACGACTCAAGAAGCTAAATAAcagttagaaataataatttttgttgatctattaataaaataagttaatttgacattgagtgaatttgattggtCGGGCTCAcactgcgctcgcgacatattatATACGAGTCAGTAATTGGAAACATAACATAGTCAAATGTGCGAGTGTGATTATAGTGCATTCCTAGACTGCTCGCGAATTGTGCCTCGTTTTATTTAATCAGATTCCGATTGATACAAGCTTTGTCCAAAATAAGAATTTGGGATTTTTCTCAGCGAAATGAGGTCCACTCTTCAGTT
Coding sequences within it:
- the LOC115227346 gene encoding metal transporter CNNM4-like, with translation MRTILLLFFIDAHSKLIGYSPGVDNSVSFSTNKITAVSLTNSTLRAIGNNLHSLAYTQSSFNCTNNSLIFPNSFVPLGDYADIMVIFPHVGTFFSCLCTKKSCEHQGNWTAITVIKKPHAKIPLWIAILLVIICVLLSALFSGLNLGLMSLKLTELEIFEQCGSALEKSYARIIRPVRKHGNYLLCTILFGNVLVMTSLTIILTELVGPGFLAGIYSSFSIVIIGEIVPQAICSRHGLMIGAKTIWLTKLFMVMTFPLSFPVSFVLTKLIGENIDRGYSNEQLMALISIETQRDEEYRHNEMDIINGALQISKKMVGEVMTYIDNVFMLGYDAVLDFETLQKIAAMGFTRIPIFGKSVNDIVAILNVKHLMVADPDACLPVRTVCDFYRHQLITIREDTPLDVILKIFISGKLLLSFLVKSHMAIVLRGDGSSDVVGVITLEDIVEEIIQAEIIDETDIISYILFSIFSRQPQSSQKKYKSKYRNSRILSLSTQVDAYILSSKIKESKSLSPFTKSQNDSENEDSISLGQLADENNNFWLNQNVLKKFETYEVIKDNLNDEIQEEQENDVEPKFIFLESESKHKDPNKTLSNNFDLKANSDLRKKCRDKKETLEIKENVEIEKNPFDFDFLF